Part of the Bacillus cabrialesii genome is shown below.
AATCACTTCATTCAAGCCTTCAATAATTTTCTTGATGCCTGCTTCAGCTCCCGCTCCCACATGAGCGCCCGGATGAAGGACAATTTGCTTCGCTCCGATGGCCGCTGTCCGTTCAATCTCTGAACGAAGGAAATCGACACCCAGCTCAAATGTGGACGGATTCGTCGTGTTGCCAATATTAATAATATAAGGCGCGTGTACGATAATATCGTCAATGCCGTTTTCTTGCATGTGTGCCCGGCCGGCATCTATATTTAGGTCTTCAATTTTCTTTCGGCGCGTATTTTGCGGTGCGCCTGTATAGATCATAAACGTGTTCGCCCCATATGAGACTGCTTCCTGGCTTGCAGCAAGAAGCATATGTTTTCCGCTCATAGAGACGTGTGAGCCTATTCTCAACAACAGGTTCCCCTACTTTCTTTTCTTAGATTGGTTTCTTCTCTGTTTTTTCTTGATTTTCTCCATCTCGTAGCTCATTTTCTTTTTATATCCAGGCTTAACCTTCTTCGGCTTTTTCACGAGACGATGTGCAATTTCATCCGCTTCGTTCGGCGTTTTTTTACGCTTTTTGCGGCGCTGGCGGTCATCGCCTTTTTTCCACTCGCCTTTTTCAAGCTCTAAATAATCAAATTCGATGCCCATTTTCTCAAGTCTGGCTAATGAATCCTCATCAGAAAGCTCATAAATGGTCATTGCCTGCCCTGATGAGCCTGCGCGAGCCGTTCTGCCTACACGGTGAACATAGAAATCGAGATCATCCGGAAGCTCATAGTTGATAACATGGCTGACACCTTTTATATCAATGCCTCTAGCAGCAAGATCAGTTGCAATGACATACGTGAATTCCAGATCATTGATCTGCTTCATGACTTTCTTCCGCTCACGAGGCGTTAATCCGCCATGCAGCAGTCCGATTTTCATGCCTTTTCCAGTCAGATATTGAGCGATATGATCAGCAGTGTTTTTCGTATTGGCAAACACAATGCCGAGATATGGATTCAGATTAGACATGATGTCAAATAGGAGCTTGTCCTTGTCACGATGTTTCGAAGGAATGAGAATATGCTCGATCTTCGCAGCAGTCACCTGTTTTGGCTCCACGTGGGCGTATTTCGGATTATCCATATATTTTTTCAAAAATGGTTTCAGCTTTTCGGGAATGGTCGCAGAGAACACAAGCATCTGCAGATCCTCTGGCATACGGGAGCCGATGTAATCTACATCTGCAATGAATCCCATATCCAGCATTAAATCGGCTTCATCAATGACGAGAGATTCCGCTTTATGAACACTTAACGCCTGCTCTTTGATTAAATCGGCAATACGTCCTGGCGTACCAACGACAAGATGCGGCTGTGTTTTCAGTTTATCAATCGACTTTTGTTTATCTGTGCCTCCGATAAAACATTTCGAGCGAATCTGACTGCCTTCTTCACCTTGAGTAATTTTAAGCGCTTCATGATGAATCTGGTTGGCAAGCTCTCTTGTCGGAGCCGTAATGACAACCTGAACGACGTCCTTAGCAGGATCGATTTTGTTTAATAATGGCAGTAAATAAGCGTGCGTCTTTCCGGTTCCCGTCTGAGACTGGCCGATGACGCTTTCTTTTTTTAACACTGCAGGAATCAGCCTTTTCTGAATATCAGTCGGTTCGTAAAAACCAAGGCGGTGCACTGCATCTATAATAAACGGTTTCAATTCATAAAGTTCAAATTTCGTTTCTTTCATTTTTCCCAGCTCCTTAAAGCGGCACATTATGTGTCCATCATCACATTATACCCGATTTTGCTTAAAAACACCACGTTTGGAAGGCGTTTGTTTTATTCAGATATGTAAAGCAAATACCGCAGCCCGTGCATATTCTAATAGCAGAAAGAGCTGAAAGGAGGTACAAGTATGTTTTCACCGCAGCAGCCGATGAGAAATTATCCGCAGCCCGGACCGCCCCGCCCCATGCCAAATCAGCGAATGATGGGCATAAGACCGCCTAATATGCGGAGACCTTCATTTGGACCGCAGCAGCAAGGTTTCCAGCAAACCGGACAATTCCTTCCTCAGGCAAATGCCGGAGCGAGAAATGGCGCGGGCGGGGGCTTAAAAGGAATGCTGTCCAAGTTCTTACCCGGCGGAGGAGGCGCGGGCGGCGCCGGAGCTCCAGGAGCAGGCGCAGCAGCGAGCGGAGGAGCAGGTCTGCAAAGTCTGCAAGGCATTCAAAATATCGCCAATCCTGCATCTTTATCAAGTATGCTTGGGAATGTGCAAAAAGTGCTTGGCATGGCGCAGCAAGTCACCCCCATGATCCAGCAGTACGGTCCATTAGTCCGCAATCTGCCGGCAATGATGAAGCTGTACAGCCAATTAAGCAAAAGTGATGATGCAGAGAGCAGTGAGGAAAATGAAAATCAAACAGAGTCAGAAGAAACCTCAGAAACAGAGAACGATGCTGAAGCAAAAACCTCAGAAGGAAACAAAAAATCAAATCCAAAAAGTTCTTCTCTGCCCGAGAAATCAAAAACATCTGACAGTAAAGAACAAAAGTCAAAAACAACTGCCCCTAAAAAAAATGAAGCTGCCTCTTCTTCTCGGAAAAGAACATCAGGCAGTTCAAAGCCGAGATTATATATTTAACATTCTTTGATATCTGAAGTGAGATTGGCTATAATGAGATCAGAAGAATGCAAGAATAGAGCCGTTTGATTACGGCTTTTTATATTGCCTTTACTCACTTCAGTATTGGAGGACAACCGAAAATGGACGTAATTAAAATTTCGCCGCGCGGTTATTGCTATGGCGTTGTTGATGCTATGGTCATTGCCAAAAACGCGTCACTAGATAAAAGCTTGCCAAGACCCATCTATATACTAGGGATGATTGTTCATAATAAACACGTTACTGATGCGTTTGAAGAGGAAGGAATCTTTACTTTGGACGGCACTAACCGTCTGGACATCCTAAAGCAAGTTGAAAAAGGAACTGTCATTTTCACTGCTCACGGTGTTTCTCCCGAAGTCAGAAGAATCGCCGAAGAAAAAGGATTAGTCGCAATTGATGCTACATGTCCGGATGTAACAAAAACTCATAATTTAATTCTAGAGATGAAAGAAAAAGGATATCACGTGATCTATATCGGCAAAAAAGGGCATCCAGAGCCTGAAGGAGCCGTTGGGGTAGCACCAGAGATCGTTCACTTAGTTGAAACAGAAGAAGATGTGAAAAACCTTGATATCCAAGCAAAGAAATTAATCGTGACCAATCAAACAACAATGTCTCAATGGGATGTTCACGACATCATGGAGCTTGTCAAAGAAAAATATCCTCATGTCGAATATCAC
Proteins encoded:
- the cshB gene encoding DEAD-box ATP-dependent RNA helicase CshB, translated to MKETKFELYELKPFIIDAVHRLGFYEPTDIQKRLIPAVLKKESVIGQSQTGTGKTHAYLLPLLNKIDPAKDVVQVVITAPTRELANQIHHEALKITQGEEGSQIRSKCFIGGTDKQKSIDKLKTQPHLVVGTPGRIADLIKEQALSVHKAESLVIDEADLMLDMGFIADVDYIGSRMPEDLQMLVFSATIPEKLKPFLKKYMDNPKYAHVEPKQVTAAKIEHILIPSKHRDKDKLLFDIMSNLNPYLGIVFANTKNTADHIAQYLTGKGMKIGLLHGGLTPRERKKVMKQINDLEFTYVIATDLAARGIDIKGVSHVINYELPDDLDFYVHRVGRTARAGSSGQAMTIYELSDEDSLARLEKMGIEFDYLELEKGEWKKGDDRQRRKKRKKTPNEADEIAHRLVKKPKKVKPGYKKKMSYEMEKIKKKQRRNQSKKRK
- a CDS encoding YqfQ family protein, whose amino-acid sequence is MFSPQQPMRNYPQPGPPRPMPNQRMMGIRPPNMRRPSFGPQQQGFQQTGQFLPQANAGARNGAGGGLKGMLSKFLPGGGGAGGAGAPGAGAAASGGAGLQSLQGIQNIANPASLSSMLGNVQKVLGMAQQVTPMIQQYGPLVRNLPAMMKLYSQLSKSDDAESSEENENQTESEETSETENDAEAKTSEGNKKSNPKSSSLPEKSKTSDSKEQKSKTTAPKKNEAASSSRKRTSGSSKPRLYI
- a CDS encoding 4-hydroxy-3-methylbut-2-enyl diphosphate reductase, with product MDVIKISPRGYCYGVVDAMVIAKNASLDKSLPRPIYILGMIVHNKHVTDAFEEEGIFTLDGTNRLDILKQVEKGTVIFTAHGVSPEVRRIAEEKGLVAIDATCPDVTKTHNLILEMKEKGYHVIYIGKKGHPEPEGAVGVAPEIVHLVETEEDVKNLDIQAKKLIVTNQTTMSQWDVHDIMELVKEKYPHVEYHQEICLATQVRQEAVSEQAKKADLTIVVGDPKSNNSNRLAQVSEEIAGTKAYRIGDLSELKLEWLKGVNTVAVTAGASTPTPITKEVIRFLEQYDHEDSSTWTTEHNVPLKKILPKVKAKN